One region of Aurantimonas sp. HBX-1 genomic DNA includes:
- a CDS encoding FkbM family methyltransferase: MLISHAQNFEDVILWRALKHVESGFYIDVGAQDPEIDSVSLLFHERGWRGVHVEPTAEYSEKLRLARPDEEVIQAAISSQAGPITFFEIEGTGLSTGDPLIAERHRAKGWKEVETKVPTMRLGEVLDRYGDRDIHWLKIDVEGMEQEVIDTWSPSLLRPWIVMVESTEPTSDEPTHAAWQGHLEGLGYRFVYFDGLNRFYVSEDHLDLAGAFGPGPNIFDDFALSGKGSAPFAEVLKAEIAGARGEIDRLQEALDTAAAESAGREAETQRVLADTFQRLSIQERLLAEAQETSSLQVAAFHKASFAMERVAEVLTVEIAEKARRIAELEAALPASATGKSTRRASSLSWFIQGSSAWLLMKPGSRPHRVAGRALRSGVLYFRDRPRAKRAMIRLTGFVPPLQKRLLRYAGAMPDRRAPYRPWTGEGQWFLEPEPAMVAKWAKLLASNKLVR; this comes from the coding sequence ATGTTGATCTCCCACGCGCAGAACTTTGAAGACGTGATCCTCTGGCGTGCGCTGAAGCACGTCGAGAGCGGCTTCTACATCGATGTCGGTGCCCAGGATCCGGAGATCGACTCCGTCAGTCTCCTATTCCACGAGCGCGGCTGGCGCGGGGTCCATGTCGAGCCGACAGCGGAGTACAGCGAGAAATTGCGCCTCGCCCGTCCCGACGAGGAGGTGATTCAGGCAGCCATCTCGTCGCAGGCGGGGCCCATCACCTTTTTCGAGATCGAGGGCACGGGATTGAGCACCGGCGATCCTCTGATCGCGGAGCGGCACCGTGCGAAAGGCTGGAAGGAGGTAGAGACGAAGGTCCCGACGATGCGTCTCGGCGAGGTTCTCGACCGCTACGGCGATCGGGACATCCATTGGCTGAAGATCGACGTCGAAGGCATGGAGCAGGAGGTCATCGACACCTGGTCGCCATCCCTGCTGCGGCCCTGGATCGTCATGGTCGAGAGCACGGAACCAACGTCGGACGAGCCGACCCATGCGGCCTGGCAGGGCCACCTCGAGGGGCTCGGCTACCGCTTCGTCTATTTCGACGGTCTCAACCGCTTCTACGTCAGCGAAGACCATCTAGACTTGGCTGGCGCTTTCGGACCAGGGCCGAACATCTTCGATGATTTTGCCTTGAGCGGAAAAGGATCCGCCCCATTCGCCGAAGTGCTCAAGGCGGAAATCGCCGGAGCGCGAGGTGAAATCGACAGGCTTCAGGAAGCGCTGGACACGGCGGCGGCGGAGAGCGCTGGCCGCGAGGCCGAAACCCAAAGGGTTCTGGCAGATACGTTCCAACGACTGTCCATTCAGGAGCGTCTGCTGGCTGAGGCGCAGGAGACCTCCTCGCTGCAGGTTGCGGCCTTCCACAAGGCGTCCTTCGCCATGGAGCGCGTCGCCGAAGTCCTCACGGTGGAAATTGCCGAAAAGGCCAGGAGGATCGCCGAGCTCGAAGCTGCATTGCCCGCGAGCGCCACAGGCAAGTCTACGCGCCGTGCATCGAGCCTGTCGTGGTTCATCCAGGGGTCATCTGCCTGGCTGCTGATGAAGCCGGGCTCGCGGCCGCACCGGGTGGCCGGACGGGCGCTGCGATCAGGCGTCCTGTACTTTCGAGACCGACCCCGCGCCAAGCGGGCGATGATCCGGCTGACCGGGTTCGTTCCGCCGCTGCAGAAGCGGCTTTTACGCTATGCTGGCGCGATGCCGGATAGGCGCGCGCCATATCGGCCGTGGACAGGCGAGGGCCAGTGGTTCCTGGAGCCCGAACCGGCGATGGTCGCGAAATGGGCGAAGCTGCTCGCCTCGAACAAGTTGGTCCGATAA
- a CDS encoding ABC transporter permease: MLTSLWRYRFFIASSIRSDLKGRFARSKLGALWFVLHPLAQALIFAIVLSEVLGARLPDTDNDSAYAIYLLSGMAAWSLFSEILNRSITIFLEQAGAMKKIAFPRLCLPVVVWGSALVNHVLLVAAILVVFAFLGHFPGAALLVLPLGIVLISAFAFGIGVLCGTLNVFSRDVAQVMSVVLQLWFWLTPVVYPANVVPENLRWVAELNPMVPLVQIYQNALLHNLWPDPVSLIYPAAAAIAAVAVAFVVFRRASPELVDAL; encoded by the coding sequence TGAAGGGCCGTTTCGCCCGATCCAAGCTCGGGGCGCTGTGGTTCGTGCTGCATCCGCTGGCGCAGGCGCTGATCTTCGCTATCGTCCTCTCCGAGGTTCTCGGCGCCCGCCTGCCCGACACCGACAACGACTCGGCCTATGCGATCTACCTGCTCTCCGGCATGGCCGCCTGGAGCCTCTTCTCCGAGATCCTCAACCGCTCGATCACGATCTTCCTCGAGCAGGCCGGGGCGATGAAGAAGATCGCGTTTCCGAGGCTATGCCTGCCGGTCGTGGTCTGGGGAAGCGCGCTGGTCAACCACGTGCTGCTGGTCGCCGCCATCCTGGTGGTCTTCGCCTTTCTCGGCCATTTCCCCGGCGCCGCGCTCCTGGTGCTGCCGCTGGGCATCGTGCTGATTTCCGCCTTCGCATTCGGGATCGGCGTGTTGTGCGGCACGCTCAACGTCTTCTCCCGCGACGTCGCGCAGGTCATGTCGGTGGTGCTGCAGCTATGGTTCTGGCTGACCCCGGTGGTCTATCCCGCAAATGTCGTTCCGGAGAACCTGCGCTGGGTGGCCGAGCTGAATCCCATGGTGCCGCTGGTTCAGATCTATCAGAACGCCTTGCTGCACAATCTCTGGCCGGACCCGGTCAGCCTGATCTATCCGGCAGCGGCAGCCATCGCCGCCGTGGCGGTGGCATTCGTGGTCTTCCGGCGCGCCAGCCCCGAACTGGTGGATGCCCTATGA
- a CDS encoding ABC transporter ATP-binding protein, protein MSDILLDVVNVGKRYTTYASNLQRFANWFGAGIKPSAEFWAVNDISFQVLRGESVALIGQNGAGKSSLLKLITGTVRPSTGSVAVSGTVSAILELGLGFNPEFTGRENAYHAGGLMGISQAELATLMPQIESFAEIGEFFDQPFRVYSSGMQARLAFALATARRPDLLIVDEVLSVGDSYFQHKSFDRIRQFREQGTSIVIVSHSMGDVRTLADRVILLDSGKVLKDGAPDEVVDYYNALVAAKENDKLTIEQRRNKDGWLHTRSGTFEVEGAHIELLDANSLQPVSTAYIGQALVLKITARVNKDVPTLVLGWLLRDRTGHVVWGTNTWYTGQVLSDTKAGDNIEFSLHFNCNIGPGSYSFSPALVASENHLLKNFDWQDNTLVFDVINADKTFFVGSTFLNGKFSYQKSADVDLPRAEL, encoded by the coding sequence ATGAGCGATATTCTTCTCGACGTCGTCAATGTCGGCAAGCGCTACACGACCTACGCCTCGAACCTGCAGCGCTTCGCCAACTGGTTCGGGGCAGGGATCAAACCGTCCGCGGAATTCTGGGCGGTGAACGACATCAGCTTCCAGGTACTGCGGGGCGAGTCGGTGGCGTTGATCGGCCAGAATGGCGCCGGCAAGTCGTCGCTGCTCAAGCTCATCACCGGCACCGTGCGACCCAGCACCGGTTCGGTCGCGGTCTCCGGGACGGTCAGCGCTATCCTCGAACTTGGCCTCGGCTTCAATCCCGAGTTCACCGGGCGGGAAAATGCCTATCACGCGGGCGGCCTGATGGGGATATCGCAGGCCGAGCTGGCGACGTTGATGCCGCAGATCGAGAGCTTCGCCGAGATCGGGGAGTTTTTCGACCAGCCCTTCCGGGTGTATTCGAGCGGCATGCAGGCGCGCCTGGCCTTCGCCCTCGCCACGGCCCGGCGGCCCGACCTCCTGATCGTCGACGAGGTGCTGTCCGTCGGCGACAGCTACTTCCAGCACAAGAGCTTCGACCGCATCCGCCAGTTCCGGGAGCAGGGAACGTCGATCGTCATCGTGTCCCATTCGATGGGCGACGTGCGGACGCTGGCCGACCGCGTCATCCTGCTCGACAGCGGCAAGGTGCTGAAGGACGGCGCGCCTGACGAGGTCGTGGATTACTACAACGCGCTCGTCGCCGCGAAGGAAAACGACAAGTTGACGATCGAGCAGCGCCGCAACAAGGACGGCTGGCTGCATACGCGCAGCGGTACGTTCGAGGTGGAGGGAGCACATATAGAGCTGCTGGATGCTAATTCACTTCAGCCGGTTTCGACCGCGTACATTGGTCAGGCGCTCGTGCTAAAAATAACGGCACGTGTTAATAAAGATGTTCCTACGCTCGTGCTGGGATGGTTGCTTCGAGATAGAACTGGACACGTTGTATGGGGAACTAATACGTGGTATACTGGGCAGGTTTTGTCCGATACTAAAGCTGGAGATAATATAGAATTTTCTCTTCACTTTAATTGCAATATTGGACCCGGATCATATTCGTTTTCTCCGGCGCTTGTGGCCTCTGAAAATCATCTTTTGAAAAACTTCGATTGGCAAGACAACACGCTCGTATTCGATGTCATAAACGCGGATAAAACTTTTTTTGTCGGATCGACATTTCTCAATGGAAAATTCTCTTATCAAAAGTCGGCCGATGTTGATCTCCCACGCGCAGAACTTTGA